Below is a window of Anas platyrhynchos isolate ZD024472 breed Pekin duck chromosome 34, IASCAAS_PekinDuck_T2T, whole genome shotgun sequence DNA.
GCCTGAAGAACCAGCAGCGGGCTCTGCACGTGGACTTACCGGAGGCTGTCGGAGAAGGCCTCCACGCCGTACTTGGAGGGGCAGTACCCCCCGCCGAAGAAGGCGACCCGGCCCATCACGCTCGCCACGTTGACCACCCGGCCCCGGGCTCTGCGCACCAGGGGCAGGAAGCTCAGCGTCACCTCGATGAGGCCGACCAGGTTGACATCCAGCACCTTGACGAAGTCGTCCTTGCGCAGCCACTCGTTGGGGGCAGTGGGGACAGCGATCCCGGCGTTGTTCACCAGCCCCCAGAGccctggggaggggatggggtgaCACCGGCTCTCTGCCCCCTtgccgtgcccccagccccagccgtgTCCCCCCTGTCCTACCTCGGTCACCCACGCGCTCCCGCACCCAGGAGGTGGCGGCGGCGATGCTGGCGCTGGAGGTGACGTCCAGGAGGACGGTCTGCAGGCGCTGCGAGGTGGCCGCCCGCAGCCTGGCAGCCCCCGGCTCCGTCAGGCAGCCCGCCAGCACCCGCAGCCCCCGCGCGTCCAGCTGCCGTGCCAGCAGGCTGCCGAAGCCCGAGTCGCAGCCCGTGATCAGCACGAACTTCTCCGAGAGGCCGGGCACCGTCTGACGCTCCCGGTGCCAGCGCCGCAGCCACAACAGCCCCGCCAGCACCGCCACCAGCCACAGCCACGGCCCCATCCCGGGCAGGAGTTCAGGGCTCAGCGAGCGGAGCGGAGACGCTCGGGGGATGAGCGGGAGtaggcactgctgcagctgcaagCACTGGGTCAGGCCCACACCGACCTTGGacctgcccagccctgcagggctcGGTAAATCAGTGCTGGTGGTGGGGCCGGATCTGGGGCTCACGGCGCTGTGCCAGTGGCTGAGGCTGCAGCCAAGCCTGGGGAGGCACGGGCGGGGGACTCAGCCCCACGGTGCGTCCCTTTCCAGGCTGGGTCCTGGGCAGGAGTGTGGTGGTTGCCTGCCCCGGTCCCGTGTCTCCAGCTCTGTCGGCAGCTGGGGCGTGCTGGAGGCGTCTCActgcaggcactgccctggGCCGCGTCTTACGGCAGCGTTACGGAAGGAGCCTGAAGGAGCAGGCGCTGCGTGTCCAAACGCTGCTCACTTCTGCTTTTATCACGGGCATCTGGTGGCTCTGGGAGGAAccagagctggagagcagcaaggagctgcGCTGAGCTTGTAGGCACACGCCTGCACAAACAGTGCCCACAAATCATTCCTGCGCTCCCCGCGGCACCACTgagcctctcccctgcccccttGCAAACCAGCCCAGGGACAGCCTGTTGTTGGCACGGGGCTGCAGCGCGTCCTGCCGCAGCTTTTGTCTTCGGTCCTTG
It encodes the following:
- the LOC101793912 gene encoding retinol dehydrogenase 16, which codes for MGPWLWLVAVLAGLLWLRRWHRERQTVPGLSEKFVLITGCDSGFGSLLARQLDARGLRVLAGCLTEPGAARLRAATSQRLQTVLLDVTSSASIAAATSWVRERVGDRGLWGLVNNAGIAVPTAPNEWLRKDDFVKVLDVNLVGLIEVTLSFLPLVRRARGRVVNVASVMGRVAFFGGGYCPSKYGVEAFSDSLRLEMRHFGVKVSIIEPGYFKTAITSAESLEKCFLSTWEKVSDETKAGYGENYLKGFLEGAKKMHKRCNSNLSLVTDCMEHALTSRYPRARYSAGWDAKLLYIPLSYLPSAIADVILTWSYPKPDQKA